Proteins co-encoded in one Armatimonadota bacterium genomic window:
- the polA gene encoding DNA polymerase I, whose protein sequence is MSKGKVILIDGNSLLYRAFFALPHFSTLENQPTNAIYGLAMMLLRLLEEEKPDIVIVSFDAPEKTFRHEEYVEYKAHRKRAPDELRSQGPIAREMIEAFNIPILEVPGYEADDVVGTVARKAESEGYDVIIVTGDLDALQLVDSKVKVMTTVRGVTETVIYDEKSVEARYSLKPKQLIDYKALKGDPSDNIPGVPGIGDKTAVKLIKEFGSLENILAHIDDIQEARLREQIRNSIDQALLSKRLATIKTDVPININLEQCRLRKPNLPKLRELFKRLEFRSLLKRLPEDNAQPVLEFESDAKVEELSEYKLVCNRPSLEALLVQIEKAGGFAFRIHGTAAHPINADALGVGVSVAPGKAYYVRFGENSGLSLLDFRKLLESEKIKKFGHNLKYEYEIARKVGIDIQGLEFDTMLAAYLINSSRNVQKLSDVVFDYLSSEFPGKEGTQETEQERLFAAEADAAMRLVSILTDHLVKDNIELLMYNIEMPLVPILGDMELTGVAVDSAWLGILSEKLSERINNLQKEIYTLAGMEFNIGSPKQLSFVLFDKLGLPAEKKTKTGFSTDADTLVALAPAHEIVEKILEYRELTKLKSTYADTLPKLINPKTGRIHTTLNQAVTTTGRLSSSEPNLQNIPIKTETGREIRRAFIAAPGNLLVSVDYSQIELRILAHVSRDAELLRAFREGEDIHTTTATRLFGVSADEVTPEMRRQAKTVNFAVIYGMSDYGLSRELNIPTGVAKKYIESYFQQYPGVRKYASETLEKARINGYVESLMGRRRYLPELNSANRVYREFAERAAVNMPIQGTAADIIKLAMIAVNERLKKSNLTANMVLQVHDELVFEVPENEVDELLNLVLPAMRDVYPLDVQLEVEAKVGKDWCTAQPVSVEEHIGA, encoded by the coding sequence ATGATGCTATTGCGCCTCCTAGAAGAGGAAAAGCCCGATATCGTTATAGTATCTTTCGATGCCCCTGAAAAAACTTTTCGGCATGAAGAATACGTAGAATACAAAGCCCATCGAAAGCGGGCCCCCGATGAACTTCGTTCCCAGGGGCCTATTGCTCGCGAGATGATTGAAGCCTTCAATATTCCTATTCTTGAGGTTCCAGGCTATGAAGCTGACGATGTTGTTGGCACAGTTGCTAGAAAAGCCGAGTCAGAAGGCTATGACGTAATCATTGTTACAGGTGACCTAGATGCTCTGCAACTTGTGGACAGCAAAGTTAAAGTAATGACTACCGTAAGGGGTGTTACTGAGACTGTCATCTACGATGAGAAGTCTGTTGAGGCTCGCTATAGCCTTAAGCCTAAGCAACTTATTGATTATAAAGCTCTTAAAGGTGATCCTTCGGACAATATTCCGGGCGTGCCGGGCATCGGCGATAAAACAGCTGTAAAGCTTATTAAAGAATTCGGTAGCCTAGAGAACATCCTTGCGCATATTGATGATATACAAGAAGCGCGGCTACGTGAGCAAATACGAAATTCGATTGACCAAGCGTTGCTCTCAAAGCGATTGGCAACCATTAAGACTGATGTCCCCATTAACATTAACCTTGAGCAATGTAGGCTTCGAAAGCCAAACCTGCCAAAGCTTCGAGAGCTTTTCAAGCGTTTGGAATTTCGTTCGTTGTTGAAGCGGCTACCCGAGGATAATGCCCAGCCTGTTCTTGAATTTGAGTCGGACGCCAAAGTAGAGGAATTGTCTGAATACAAACTCGTTTGCAATAGACCCTCTTTAGAAGCATTATTGGTACAAATTGAAAAAGCCGGGGGTTTTGCTTTTAGGATTCATGGAACAGCCGCACACCCAATTAATGCAGATGCGCTGGGTGTCGGGGTTTCTGTTGCCCCTGGTAAAGCGTATTATGTGCGCTTTGGCGAGAATAGCGGGCTGAGTCTCCTGGATTTCAGGAAGTTATTGGAGTCAGAGAAAATAAAAAAATTCGGCCATAACCTCAAGTACGAATATGAAATAGCGCGAAAAGTTGGCATCGACATACAAGGTCTTGAGTTTGATACCATGCTTGCCGCATACCTAATAAACAGCTCACGGAATGTTCAGAAGTTGTCAGACGTCGTATTTGATTATCTATCAAGTGAATTCCCAGGCAAAGAGGGGACACAAGAAACTGAGCAAGAGCGGCTATTTGCGGCAGAGGCAGATGCGGCTATGCGTCTGGTCAGTATTCTCACGGATCACTTGGTGAAAGATAACATCGAGCTATTGATGTATAACATCGAAATGCCACTGGTGCCCATACTTGGGGATATGGAATTGACGGGCGTTGCCGTAGATAGTGCTTGGCTGGGGATTTTATCTGAAAAGTTAAGTGAACGGATTAATAACCTTCAAAAAGAAATATACACGCTTGCTGGGATGGAGTTCAACATTGGTTCTCCCAAGCAGCTTTCGTTTGTGCTTTTCGACAAGCTGGGCTTACCGGCAGAGAAAAAGACAAAGACCGGTTTTTCGACAGATGCTGATACTCTTGTGGCCCTGGCACCAGCGCACGAAATCGTAGAGAAAATTCTAGAGTACCGAGAACTTACAAAGCTAAAGTCAACTTATGCAGATACCCTTCCCAAGCTAATCAATCCCAAGACGGGTCGGATACACACTACACTCAATCAAGCTGTCACTACGACGGGACGGCTGTCTAGCAGCGAGCCAAATCTGCAGAACATTCCCATTAAGACAGAGACAGGAAGGGAAATTAGACGAGCGTTTATCGCAGCTCCTGGCAATTTGCTTGTTTCGGTAGACTATTCACAAATCGAACTCCGCATCTTGGCGCATGTAAGCCGCGATGCTGAGCTACTGCGTGCTTTCAGGGAAGGTGAGGACATTCATACAACTACCGCTACTAGGTTGTTTGGCGTTTCAGCAGATGAAGTGACGCCAGAAATGCGGCGTCAGGCTAAAACCGTAAACTTTGCGGTTATTTATGGTATGAGCGATTACGGTCTTTCAAGGGAGCTGAATATTCCGACTGGGGTGGCAAAGAAATATATCGAAAGCTACTTCCAGCAATATCCCGGAGTGCGGAAGTACGCAAGCGAAACTCTTGAAAAAGCTCGAATAAATGGCTACGTAGAAAGCTTGATGGGGCGACGTAGGTATCTTCCGGAATTGAACAGCGCTAATAGGGTCTACAGGGAGTTTGCCGAACGTGCAGCGGTAAATATGCCGATTCAGGGGACAGCTGCGGATATTATTAAGCTGGCGATGATTGCAGTGAACGAGCGACTCAAGAAAAGCAACTTAACAGCAAATATGGTGCTTCAAGTCCACGACGAACTAGTCTTTGAAGTTCCTGAAAATGAGGTCGACGAACTCCTAAATTTGGTACTCCCGGCAATGCGGGATGTATATCCTTTGGATGTTCAGCTTGAAGTGGAAGCAAAAGTAGGAAAGGATTGGTGTACGGCTCAACCAGTATCTGTCGAGGAGCATATTGGTGCCTGA